A genome region from Penicillium psychrofluorescens genome assembly, chromosome: 3 includes the following:
- a CDS encoding uncharacterized protein (ID:PFLUO_005632-T1.cds;~source:funannotate): protein MPPNESSLMDEIGLDGAKQSRALDAAAEIATRDEHSLNFWQAVRRYPTATFWAIALSFTIIMEGYDTILITNFYAYPQFKKKYGTFYPGLNEWLIPTSWQVALSLAPTSGSVIGLIINGFVTERFGHRQVIMVSLSVLCAFIFIPFFAPNLPVLLLGLILCSIPWGVFGILGSAYASEICPLALRGILTSFINICWVIGQLVAAGVLQGLINNPTEWAFRIPLALQWMWPVPLFVLAFMAPDSPWWLIRKNRIAEAKGVLTRLSHQGVSSEEIETKLAMMIHTNNLEAATKTESTYSDCFQGTNLRRTEIACMVLMAQTLSGEQFAYGSTYFFTQAGLSSANSYKLNFIGFAVAFVATCCSWVLMRWFGRRSMIIGGLTLMTLTLLIIGALSYPAATSNVDTWTQAILTLVWLAIYSITLGPQSFALAAEISATRVRSQTLSLARNAYICTNLITGLIEPYLINPTAANLKGKTAFVWMGIATLSIVWCIFRLPETKGRTYEELDILFEKGTPAWKFKSADIDLIRDASEISGKTEKVEHEPA, encoded by the coding sequence ATGCCGCCGAATGAATCCTCATTGATGGACGAAATTGGACTCGATGGGGCCAAGCAATCTCGCGCGTTGGACGCGGCAGCCGAGATAGCTACGAGAGATGAGCACAGTCTGAATTTCTGGCAGGCGGTTAGGCGATACCCCACTGCAACCTTTTGGGCTATCGCCCTGTCTTTCACTATAATCATGGAAGGTTATGACACCATCTTGATCACCAACTTCTACGCCTACCCCCAgttcaagaagaagtatgGGACGTTCTACCCGGGGCTGAACGAATGGCTCATTCCCACAAGCTGGCAAGTTGCGTTGAGCCTTGCGCCCACATCAGGCAGTGTAATTGGTTTGATAATCAACGGGTTTGTAACGGAGAGATTTGGTCACCGCCAGGTGATCATGGTCAGCTTATCTGTCTTGTGTgctttcatcttcatccccttcTTCGCACCAAATCTCCCGGTGTTGCTCCTCGGCCTGATCCTTTGCAGCATTCCGTGGGGGGTTTTCGGCATCTTGGGCTCCGCGTACGCTTCCGAGATATGTCCACTTGCACTTCGAGGTATCTTGACGTCTTTTATCAACATTTGCTGGGTGATTGGCCAGCTTGTCGCTGCTGGTGTTTTGCAAGGTCTCATCAACAATCCAACGGAGTGGGCTTTTCGGATCCCTTTGGCTCTTCAATGGATGTGGCCGGTTCCACTGTTTGTCCTGGCCTTTATGGCCCCGGATTCTCCCTGGTGGCTCATCCGAAAGAATCGGATTGCAGAAGCCAAAGGCGTCTTGACCCGACTCTCCCACCAGGGTGTGAGTTCCGAAGAAATCGAAACGAAGTTAGCCATGATGATCCACACGAACAACCTGGAAGCAGCCACAAAGACAGAATCTACTTATTCGGACTGTTTCCAAGGGACAAATCTCCGCCGGACAGAGATTGCGTGTATGGTCTTGATGGCACAGACTCTGTCCGGAGAACAGTTTGCTTATGGAAGCACCTACTTCTTTACCCAAGCAGGCCTCAGCTCTGCAAACTCATATAAGCTCAACTTTATCGGCTTTGCGGTCGCCTTCGTGGCAACTTGTTGCTCATGGGTACTGATGCGATGGTTTGGGCGACGGTCCATGATCATCGGGGGGTTGACATTGATGACCCTTACTCTACTCATCATTGGCGCTCTTTCATATCCGGCAGCCACAAGTAACGTTGATACTTGGACTCAGGCAATCTTAACTCTGGTTTGGCTCGCCATATATTCGATCACACTGGGCCCGCAATCATTTGCTCTCGCAGCCGAAATCTCAGCCACAAGGGTCCGCTCCCAGACGTTGTCTCTGGCGCGAAATGCTTATATTTGCACGAACCTGATTACGGGACTGATAGAACCGTATCTCATCAACCCCACGGCGGCCAATTTGAAGGGAAAGACGGCCTTTGTGTGGATGGGGATTGCCACGCTTTCTATTGTTTGGTGCATATTCCGACTTCCGGAGACGAAAGGACGAACTTATGAAGAGCTTGACATTCTATTCGAAAAGGGTACGCCGGCATGGAAGTTCAAGTCTGCGGACATTGACCTGATCCGAGATGCAAGCGAGATATCAGGAAAGACGGAGAAGGTGGAACACGAGCCTGCTTGA
- a CDS encoding uncharacterized protein (ID:PFLUO_005631-T1.cds;~source:funannotate) codes for MDARKKKRKVLLMGKSGSGKSSMRSIIFSNYVAKDVRRLGATIDVEHSHVKFMGNLTLNLWDCGGQDAFMETYLASQRGNIFSDVAVLIYVFDIESREVERDLDTYSAIIDALREFSPYAYVFCLVHKMDLIQAEHRQRIYDERSALIRSRSAHFHIDTFASSIWDQSLYKAWAGIVHKLIPNLTVIERFLSAFAKKIDAEEVILFERSTFLTVTSVSSTIGDLNPIFDRHERLSNIMKAFKHCAARNTLTTPASAGFVVMHTKTPQFNIFLGRFTDNTYIFIVVPPGEAAYNCAVLNTMLAREGFAKAAASGRGDGFPLPPPEVPDDHTANEPVS; via the exons ATGGATGCACGtaagaagaagagaaaggtgcTGCTGATGGGCAAGAGTGGCTCCGGAAAATCGTCCATGCGCTCAATCATCTTCAGCAATTATGTTGCAAAAGACGTGCGGCGACTAGGTGCTACCATTGACGTGGAGCACAGCCATGTCAAGTTCATGGGCAACCTAACCCTCAACCTATGGGATTGTGGAGG ACAAGACGCTTTCATGGAAACATACCTCGCCTCGCAAAGGGGcaacatcttctccgacgTCGCCGTGCTCATCTACGTCTTCGACATCGAATCCCGCGAGGTTGAGCGCGACCTCGACACCTACAGCGCAATCATTGACGCCCTCCGTGAATTCAGCCCCTACGCCTATGTCTTCTGTCTCGTCCACAAAATGGACCTCATCCAAGCTGAGCACCGCCAACGCATCTACGACGAACGCTCGGCCCTCATCCGCTCCCGCTCCGCACATTTCCACATCGACACCTTCGCCAGCAGTATCTGGGATCAATCGCTGTACAAAGCCTGGGCGGGGATCGTGCACAAACTCATTCCCAACCTGACGGTTATCGAGCGCTTTCTCTCGGCATTCGCGAAGAAGATTGACGCCGAGGAGGTTATCCTCTTTGAAAGATCGACCTTTCTGACGGTAACCTCTGTTTCCTCGACAATAGGCGATCTCAACCCTATCTTCGATCGCCATGAACGGCTATCGAATATCATGAAGGCGTTTAAGCATTGCGCTGCACGGAACACATTGACGACACCTGCTTCGGCCGGGTTTGTGGTTATGCATACCAAGACCCCGCAGTTTAATATCTTCTTGGGGAGATTCACAGACAACACATATATTTTCATTGTCGTGCCGCCGGGCGAAGCGGCGTACAACTGCGCTGTGCTGAATACCATGCTCGCTCGTGAGGGCTTCGCGAAAGCAGCCGCCTCTGGACGTGGCGATGGGTTCCCATTACCGCCGCCTGAGGTGCCGGATGATCATACTGCGAATGAGCCAGTCTCCTGA